Part of the Bacillus cereus group sp. RP43 genome is shown below.
ATCTCGATGTACAAATACCTCTAATTCTGTTGATAAAGCATTTACAACAGATGCACCTACTCCGTGCAAACCACCAGAAACTTTATAACCGCCACCGCCAAATTTCCCTCCAGCATGAAGTACCGTCATAATAACCTCTACAGCAGGACGTCCCATTTTCTCTTGAATACCAACTGGGATACCACGACCATCATCTGTTACAACAATACTATTATCTTCTTCAATACTGACATTAATTTCATCACAATATCCCGCTAAAGCTTCGTCAATACTGTTATCAACTATTTCCCATACGAGGTGATGAAGACCTTTTCCACTTGTAGAACCGATATACATACCAGGACGCTTACGAACCGCTTCCAGTCCTTCTAACACCTGAATTTGACTTTCATCATATGCATTTTCCTGCATTTGCTTTTGTTCCATTGACACAAAGATCACCTACTTTTCCATTTAAACAGAAATTATTTTCTGTCTATTTCACAATCTACCGTGCCGTTCGTTACATGAATTGTTTTCGCTTCTTTCAATGTTTCGTGTTCAATTCCGTCGACACTCGTCGTTGTCACAAATGTTTGCACTTTTCCCTGAATTGTGTTTAGCAGATGCGATTGACGATAATCATCTAATTCTGATAATACATCATCTAGTAAAAGGATCGGATATTCCTTAACCTCTGAGTATATCAATTCAATTTCAGCCAATTTTAGGGATAGTGCGGTTGTTCGCTGTTGTCCTTGTGAACCAAAGACTTGAACATTTTTACCATTAACGAAGAATTGTAAATCATCACGATGAGGACCGAGTAAAGTTGTACCCCGAAAAATTTCACGTTGTTTCACAGATTGAAAACTTTCATAGTATACTTCTTTTATTTTCGACAAATCCATTGATTCTGATACATCTACACTTGGTTTATAAACGATTTCTAACTCCTCTAATCCCCTGCTAATCCCGCGATGGATTGGAGCAGCCCATTCTTGTAGTAAATGCAAAAACTCAAAACGTTTCCGCAAAATTTTCGCACCATGCTCAATAAGCTGAAGTGTAAATACATCCAACATCGTTTCCTCATTTTTACTATTTCCTTGCATCTTCTTAAGTAAATGATTTCGTTGCGTGAGTACCTTTTGATATTGGCTTAATTCATACAAATAGACCGGAGCTATTTGTCCAAGTTCCATATCTAAAAAGCGTCTTCGTACTTGAGGGCTTCCTTTTACAAGATTTAAATCTTCTGGGGCAAACATAACAACGTTCATTTCACCAATGTACTGGCTTAATTTTTGTTGTTCTAACTGATTCAACTTTGCCTTTTTACCTTTTTTTGAAATATTTAATTCTAAGGATAAAGAACTATTTCGCCTTTGTAATCTACCTTTTATATTACCATAATCCTCATCCCAACGAATGAGTTCACGATCGTTCGAAGTTCTATGGGATTTCGCCATCGCCAATACATAAATAGCTTCCATTAGATTCGTTTTCCCTTGCGCATTTTCACCAATAATTACATTGACTTTATCCTCAAAGGAAAGCTCTAAATGCTCATAATTGCGATAGTTTTTTAATTGTATTTCTGTAATAAACAAAGGGATCCCCCTTTATGATTGAACTTGGAAAGTTCCGCTTCCCGGAATTTCAACAATATCATTTGCATATAACTTTCGGCCTCTTCTATTTTCAAGTTCTTGATTCACGTATACTTCATATTCTTGTAAGAACCATTTTACAGCGCCGCCTGTATCAATTACATCAGCTAACTTTAAAAATTGTCCTAGTGTAATGTATTCTGTTGAAATCTTAATAAGTTTCATAAAATCGCTCACTTTCTGAAAGTGTTCATTCTTTCATTGTACTAAATAAACTAGCATTAGGAAAGTAATACCCTACAAATCAAATAA
Proteins encoded:
- the yaaA gene encoding S4 domain-containing protein YaaA, which translates into the protein MKLIKISTEYITLGQFLKLADVIDTGGAVKWFLQEYEVYVNQELENRRGRKLYANDIVEIPGSGTFQVQS
- the recF gene encoding DNA replication/repair protein RecF — translated: MFITEIQLKNYRNYEHLELSFEDKVNVIIGENAQGKTNLMEAIYVLAMAKSHRTSNDRELIRWDEDYGNIKGRLQRRNSSLSLELNISKKGKKAKLNQLEQQKLSQYIGEMNVVMFAPEDLNLVKGSPQVRRRFLDMELGQIAPVYLYELSQYQKVLTQRNHLLKKMQGNSKNEETMLDVFTLQLIEHGAKILRKRFEFLHLLQEWAAPIHRGISRGLEELEIVYKPSVDVSESMDLSKIKEVYYESFQSVKQREIFRGTTLLGPHRDDLQFFVNGKNVQVFGSQGQQRTTALSLKLAEIELIYSEVKEYPILLLDDVLSELDDYRQSHLLNTIQGKVQTFVTTTSVDGIEHETLKEAKTIHVTNGTVDCEIDRK